From the Marivivens sp. LCG002 genome, the window GGATCGACTTGCCGCCCGTCGCCACGACGAGGTTCTCGGCCTCGACCAAGACGCGCCGCCCTTGGCGCGAGAGCGCCACGTGGAAGTGGTCACCGTCTTTCTGGATCGCTTCGATCTCTGTCTGGAGCCAGAGGTCCGCGCCCGCCTTGTCCATTTCCTGTCGCAGCATCGCGACGACATCCTTGGCGCTTTCGTCGCAAAAGAGCTGGCCGAGGGTCTTTTCGTGCCATGCTATGCCGTATTTGGCCATCAGCTCGATAAAGTCCCATTGTGTGAATTGTGACAGTGCCGACTTATGAAAATGCGGATTGGCGCAGATATAGTTCGAAAATTGAATGTCGAGGTTGGTGAAATTACAGCGTCCACCGCCCGAGATGCGGATCTTCTCGCCCGCCGCTTTGGCATGGTCGATCACGAGAACATCGGCCCCCGCGCGCGAGGCGCAAAACATACCCGCGGCACCCGCTCCGAGAATGAGTGTCTTCACTTTCATGACTGGCCTGCCTTTTTAGGATCGGGAACGCGCGATTTCCGCCGATTGCCCTGAATTTACTGGCAATCGGGCGCAGCACGGGTTAGCATTATTCTCAGACCCGGACAACGGGCACAATTGAGGCAGATAAAGCGGTATATCCATGACGGAAATGGTCTATGGAACGATCCCGGCGCAGGCCGGCGATCCTATTATTCCACGTTGGTGGCGCACCATCGACAAATTGACGATGACATGCGTCTTCATGCTGTTCGGTATCGGGCTTTTGCTTGGGCTTGCGGCCTCTCCGCCGCTGGCGGCCCGCAATGGTCTCGAGCCTTTCCACTATGTGCTGCGTCAGGCATTCTTCGGCGGAAGCGCGATGCTGGTGATGCTTGTCATGTCGATGATGTCGCCCACGATGGTGCGGCGTCTCGGGGTGATCGGCTTTCTTCTGGCCTTTGTCGCTCTGGCGCTTTTGCCTGTCTTCGGAACCGATTTCGGCAAAGGCGCGGTGCGCTGGTATTCGCTCGGGTTTGCCTCGTTCCAGCCGTCCGAATTCCTCAAGCCCGGTTTTGTGGTTGTCGCCGCCTGGTTCATGGCTGCCGCCTTCGAGATCGGCGGCCCTCCGGGGCGGATGTATTCCTTTATTCTGACGGTGATGATCTGCCTTATGCTGGCGCTTCAGCCTGACTTCGGTCAGGCCTGCCTCGTGCTTTTTGCTTGGGGCGTCATGTATTTCGTTGCCGGTGCGCCGATGCTGCTCCTTATGGGGATTGCGGGTCTCGTCGTTCTTGCGGGCACGTTTTCCTATGCCAATTCCGAGCACTTCGCCCGCCGCATCGACGGCTTTTTGAACCCTGAAATCGATCCGCGCACCCAGATCGGCTATGCGACAAACGCCATCCGCGAAGGCGGTTTCTTCGGCGTCGGCGTGGGTGAAGGTCAGGTGAAATGGTCACTGCCCGACGCCCATACCGATTTCATCATCGCGGTGGCTGCCGAAGAATACGGTCTTGTCTGTGTGCTGGCGATCATCGCGCTTTATGCGATCATCGTGGTGCGCTCGCTCCTGCGTTTGATGAAGGAACGTGATCCCTTCATCCGCTTGGCAGGAACCGGCCTTGCCTGCGCATTCGGTGTTCAGGCGATGATCAACATGGGCGTTGCGGTGCGTCTGCTTCCTGCCAAGGGGATGACGCTTCCTTTCGTGTCATACGGCGGGTCTTCATTGATCGCAGGCGGTATCGCCGTGGGTATGCTTCTGGCCTTTACCCGCACCCGTCCTCAGGGCGAGATCGGCGAAATCCTTCTTAGGGGGCGTCGATGAGCAAGCCCCCCCTTCTGATCATCGCGGCAGGTGGCACGGGCGGGCATATGTTTCCCGCTCAGGCCTTGGCCGAAGTTATGCTCTCGCGTGGATGGCGCGTGCGGCTCTCGACAGATGAGCGCGGTGCGCGCTACACGGGCGGCTTTCCCGACGCGGTCGAGATCATGCAGGTCAAAAGCGCGACCTTTGCCCGTGGTGGCGCATTGGCCAAAGTCATGGTGCCGTTCACCATCGGGGCCGGTGTTCTCGCCGCAACGTGGCGGATGCTTCTAGACAAGCCAGCGGTTGTCGTCGGTTTCGGCGGCTATCCATCGATCCCCGCGATTGCCGCGGCAACGATCTTGCGCCGTCCACGTATGCTTCATGAACAGAACGGCGTTCTCGGACGGGTCAACCAGCTTTTTGCAAAGCGGGTGGATGTGGTGGCCTGCGGCACATGGCCGACCACGCTTCCCGACGGGATCGAAGGTATCCACACGGGCAACCCCGTGCGCGCTTCGGTTCTGCGCCGCGCAGGGGCAGGCTATATCGAACCGGGTGAATACCCGATGTCGATCCTTGTGATGGGCGGCTCTCAGGGGGCCAAGATCCTTTCGGATGTGGTGCCCGCCGCGATTGCCTCGCTGCCGCAGGAGCTTCGCCAATATATCCGTGTCAGTCACCAAGCCCGCGCCGAAGATCGCTGGCGCGTGGCCGAGACCTATGCCGACGCAGGCATCAGCGCCGAAATAGAGCCGTTCTTCGACGATGTTCCGACCCGCATGTCCGAAGCGCAACTGGTGATCAGCCGTTCGGGGGCCTCTTCGGTCGCCGATATCAGCGTCATCGGTCGTCCGTCGATCCTCGTGCCTTTGGCGGCTGCGATCCGTGATGAACAGACGGCGAATGCCCAAGCCTTGGTCGAAGCGGGCGGCGCCATTCGTATTCCCGAGGCCCAATTCACGGTTGAAACCCTTGCCGAACAGATTCTAAACGTGCTCGGCGATGCGCGTGGGGCCGCGATGATGGCGTCCGCTGCTTTGTCCTGTGGAATTCCCGATGCCGCCGACCGTCTTGCCGCTCTCGTTGAAGAGCTCGCATCCGGCGATAAGAAAGAAGAAGAGTAAAATGAACGCTGTTACCAAGCTCCCCCTCGACGTAGGTCCGATCCATTTTGTAGGGATCGGGGGGATCGGCATGTCAGGGATCGCAGAGGTTCTCGTGAACCACGGCTATCGCGTGCAAGGCTCCGACGCCAAAACCAGCAAGATCACCGACCGTCTTGCCGAGATGGGTGTCACCATCTTCGAAGGCCAAAAGGCCGAGAACCTTGAAGGTGCGGAAGTCATCGTCATTTCTTCGGCAATCAAACCGGGCAATCCCGAACTTGACGAAGCGCGCCGCCGAGGGCTCCCGATCGTGCGACGTGCCGAAATGCTGGCCGAGCTGATGCGGCTCAAATCGAACGTTGCGATTGCGGGCACGCATGGCAAGACGACGACGACCACCATGGTTTCGGCGCTGCTTGATGCGGGGAACTTCGATCCGACCGTCGTGAACGGCGGGATCATCCATGCCTATGGCTCGAACGCCCGGGTCGGGGACGGCGAATGGATGGTGGTCGAAGCGGACGAGTCCGACGGGACCTTCAATCGTCTTCCCGCGACCATCGCAATCGTCACCAACATCGACCCCGAGCATATGGAGCATTGGGGAAGCCTCGATAACCTGCGCAAAGGGTTCTACGATTTCGTTTCAAACATTCCGTTCTACGGCGTCGCCGTCTGCTGCACCGATCATCCAGAGGTGCAGTCTCTCGTCGGCAAGATCACGGATCGCCGCGTGATCACTTACGGTTTCAACGCACAGGCCGATGTGCGTGCGCTGAACCTGACCTATGTGAAGGGCGTGGCGCATTTCGACATCGGGCTTCAGGCCGAAGGCGATGTGATCGAAGGCTGCACGCTGCCGATGCCGGGCGACCACAACGTCTCGAATGCGCTTTCTGCTGTGGCGGTTGCCCGTCACCTCGGCATGAAGAAAGAGGAAATCCGCGCCGCTCTTGCCGCTTTCGGCGGGGTCAATCGCCGCTTTACCAAGGTCGGTGAAGTGGATGGCGTGACGATCATCGACGACTACGGTCACCACCCCGTTGAAATCGCGGCGGTTCTCAAGGCCGCACGTCAGGCGTCGGACGGCCGCGTGATCGCTGTGCATCAGCCACACCGCTATACCCGCCTCCATTCGCTGTTCGAGGATTTCTGCTCCTGTTTCAATGATGCGGACGTCGTCGCCATCGCCGAAGTCTATGCGGCAGGCGAAACCCCGATCGAAGGCGCAAGCCGTGACGATCTCGTTGCGGGGCTCATCCGTCATGGGCATCGCCATGCCCGCGCTCTTCTGAGCGAAGATGATCTTGAACGCCTTGTGCGCGAACAAGCCAAATCGGGCGATATCGTCGTGTGCCTCGGGGCAGGGACGATCAGCGCTTGGGCGAACAACCTGCCCGCGCGTTTGGGAGCAAAGTAGGTCGGCGAGGCGGGATCAACCCGCCCGTTGATATTGAATATCAGGCGTCGTTTGCGGCGTTCTGAGGTCAGGGGTCAAGAGGCTGGCCCCGTCCAAAAGAAGGACCGAGCATTATGTCTACTTCTATTCTGATTGCATTGGTGTGGTTTGTGGCAGCCAATATCGCGGGTCTTTTGCCGTCGCGGGACAACCATTGGCGCCGCGCGTATATCCTGATCGCGACGGGTGTGCCCATTCTCGGATATGTGACCTTTGAAAACGGCCCGCTCGTCGGCTTGATCTGCTTTGCGGCAGGCGCTTCGATCCTGCGCTGGCCGATCGTTTTCCTGTCCCGCTGGCTGCGGGCCAAATTCCAGCGCAGCCGCGCTTGATCCGGTATCGCCCTCCCTGTATCGACGAGGCGAATAACCCATAGGACTGTGACATGGAACTTCCGCAGGTGCGCGGCACACTGACCAGAGGCAAGAGCCTTGCCGAGCTGACCTGGCTTCGGGTGGGCGGCCCTGCCGACGTGTTCTTCCAACCTGCCGACCGCGAGGACTTGTCCGAGTTTCTTGCGGCTCTTCCCGATGACGTGCCTGTCTTTGCGATGGGGGTCGGCTCGAACCTGATCGTGCGGGACGGAGGACTCCGAGGGGTCGTGATCCGTCTTGGACGGGGTTTCAACGGGATCGAAATCGACGGCAATCGCGTGGTCGCGGGGGCTGCGGCGCTTGACTCCATGGTGGCGCGCCGTGCGGCAGAGGCGGGTGTCGACCTCAGCTTTCTGCGCACGATCCCCGGCTCGATCGGGGGGGCTGTTCGGATGAACGCGGGGTGCTATGGCGAATACACCGCCGATTACCTCAAGGAGGTTACGGTCGTTTTGCGCTCGGGGGACTGTGTGACGCTCGGCAAAGAAGCGCTCAACATGCGCTATCGGCAAAGCGATCTGCCCGAGGGCGCGGTCATTGTTTCGGCGACCTTCGAGGCCCGGACGGGCGATCCGCAAACGCTTGCCGCCCATATGGAGGCACAGCTTAAAAAGCGCGACGAAACCCAGCCGACCAAGGATCGTACGGCGGGCAGCACCTTTCGAAATCCTGCCGGTTTTTCAAGCACGGGACGCGCTGACGACACCCACGAGCTCAAGGCATGGAAGGTGATCGACGACGCGGGGATGCGCGGCGCGACACGCGGCGGGGCTGTCATGAACGTGATGCATTCCAACTTTTTGACCAATGCGGGGGGCGCAACGGCCGCCGACCTCGAGGGATTGGGCGAAGAAGTGAGAAAAAAGGTTTACGATTCAAGCGGTATCACGCTAGAATGGGAAATCATGAGGGTCGGCGAACCGGCTCCGAACGAATAAGAATACCGGTCACAAGACCACAGCCCGCAGGCAAGGGCTTTATAACGAACGACGGGTCACAAGGCCCGCAAGCAGAGGCGGTGGGAATGTCGAGCAAGGCAGCCCCTAAGGTGTGTGTGTTGATGGGGGGTCCATCCGCAGAGCGAGAGGTGTCTCTCAGCTCGGGTCGCGAGTGTGCCAAGGCGCTCCGCGCCGGCGGTTTCGACGTGGTCGAGATCGACGCAGGGCCGTCGCTGGTCGAGGACCTCAAGTCCGCCAAACCTGATGTCGTCTTCAACGCTTTGCACGGTCGCTGGGGCGAGGACGGCGCGGTTCAGGGTATCCTTGAGTGGCTTCGTATTCCCTACACACATTCAGGCGTGCTGGCTTCGGCGCTTGCCATGGACAAAGATAAGTCCAAAGAGGTCTATCGCGCAGCAGGTCTTCCCGTTGTCGAAAGCATTCTCGCGTCTCGCGAGGACGTAAAAACGCGCCACATGATGGCGCCGCCCTATGTGGTCAAACCGAACAACGAAGGCTCGTCCGTTGGCGTCTATATCGTCTACGAAGGGTCGAACCAGCTACCGCAGCTTTCCGACGAGATGCCCGAGACGGTAATGGTTGAAACCTTCGCGCCGGGCCGCGAATTGACCACTGCGGTGATGGGAGAACGCGCGCTTGGCGTGACGGATATCATCACCACGGGTTGGTATGATTACGCCGCAAAATACGAGGTCGGCGGATCGCGTCACGAGATCCCCGCGAATATCCCCGACGAGATCCGCGATGCCTGTCTTGACTATGCGGTGCGGGCGCACAACGCGCTCGGCTGTCGCGGGATGAGCCGCACCGATTTCCGCTGGGACGAGAGCCGCGGTCTTGACGGGCTTATCCTTCTTGAAACGAACACCCAGCCCGGAATGACCCCGACCTCGCTCGCGCCCGAGCAGGCGGCCTTTGCGGGCATCAATTTTGTAGACCTGTGCAAGTGGTTGGTAGAGGACGCCTCATGCTCGCGATGAAGATGCGCCGTGATCCGACGCCCTCGCGTTGGGGGTATCGCTACCAGCGCTGGATGCTTTCACCGTTTTATCGGACGCTGATCAAGGTCGGCATCCCGATGACCGTTGCGGGTCTTGTTACGGCGGCTTGGCTGGCAAGCCCCGACAATCGCGCGACCCTTGTGGCAAATTATGAAAGCCTGCGGGAGGCGATCGAGCATCGCCCCGAATTCATGGTGACGGCGGTTGCGATCGACGGAGCCGAACAACGTCTTTCGGATGAGGTGCGCGAGGTGCTCGGTCTGGCGCTTCCGCTGTCGTCCTTCGACTTCAGCCTCGAAGAGCTCCGCGAAAAGGTCGAGGCCTTGAATGCCGTCGAGAGCGCCACTCTGCGCATCAAGCCCGGCGGTGTGCTTCAGGTTCATATCGTGGCCCGCACGCCCGTAGCCGTCTGGCGCGGGGATAACGGGCTTCATCTCATCGACGCCGAGGGCAATTTCGTAACGGCCATCGAGGCGCGTTCGGATCGCGCCGATCTTCCCCTGATCGCGGGTGACGGAGCCGAGGACCACATTGCCGAGGCGATGGCTCTTTTTGCGGCTGCGACGCCTGTCTGGGACC encodes:
- the ftsW gene encoding putative lipid II flippase FtsW, producing MTEMVYGTIPAQAGDPIIPRWWRTIDKLTMTCVFMLFGIGLLLGLAASPPLAARNGLEPFHYVLRQAFFGGSAMLVMLVMSMMSPTMVRRLGVIGFLLAFVALALLPVFGTDFGKGAVRWYSLGFASFQPSEFLKPGFVVVAAWFMAAAFEIGGPPGRMYSFILTVMICLMLALQPDFGQACLVLFAWGVMYFVAGAPMLLLMGIAGLVVLAGTFSYANSEHFARRIDGFLNPEIDPRTQIGYATNAIREGGFFGVGVGEGQVKWSLPDAHTDFIIAVAAEEYGLVCVLAIIALYAIIVVRSLLRLMKERDPFIRLAGTGLACAFGVQAMINMGVAVRLLPAKGMTLPFVSYGGSSLIAGGIAVGMLLAFTRTRPQGEIGEILLRGRR
- a CDS encoding UDP-N-acetylglucosamine--N-acetylmuramyl-(pentapeptide) pyrophosphoryl-undecaprenol N-acetylglucosamine transferase, translating into MSKPPLLIIAAGGTGGHMFPAQALAEVMLSRGWRVRLSTDERGARYTGGFPDAVEIMQVKSATFARGGALAKVMVPFTIGAGVLAATWRMLLDKPAVVVGFGGYPSIPAIAAATILRRPRMLHEQNGVLGRVNQLFAKRVDVVACGTWPTTLPDGIEGIHTGNPVRASVLRRAGAGYIEPGEYPMSILVMGGSQGAKILSDVVPAAIASLPQELRQYIRVSHQARAEDRWRVAETYADAGISAEIEPFFDDVPTRMSEAQLVISRSGASSVADISVIGRPSILVPLAAAIRDEQTANAQALVEAGGAIRIPEAQFTVETLAEQILNVLGDARGAAMMASAALSCGIPDAADRLAALVEELASGDKKEEE
- the murC gene encoding UDP-N-acetylmuramate--L-alanine ligase — its product is MNAVTKLPLDVGPIHFVGIGGIGMSGIAEVLVNHGYRVQGSDAKTSKITDRLAEMGVTIFEGQKAENLEGAEVIVISSAIKPGNPELDEARRRGLPIVRRAEMLAELMRLKSNVAIAGTHGKTTTTTMVSALLDAGNFDPTVVNGGIIHAYGSNARVGDGEWMVVEADESDGTFNRLPATIAIVTNIDPEHMEHWGSLDNLRKGFYDFVSNIPFYGVAVCCTDHPEVQSLVGKITDRRVITYGFNAQADVRALNLTYVKGVAHFDIGLQAEGDVIEGCTLPMPGDHNVSNALSAVAVARHLGMKKEEIRAALAAFGGVNRRFTKVGEVDGVTIIDDYGHHPVEIAAVLKAARQASDGRVIAVHQPHRYTRLHSLFEDFCSCFNDADVVAIAEVYAAGETPIEGASRDDLVAGLIRHGHRHARALLSEDDLERLVREQAKSGDIVVCLGAGTISAWANNLPARLGAK
- a CDS encoding DUF2484 family protein, whose translation is MSTSILIALVWFVAANIAGLLPSRDNHWRRAYILIATGVPILGYVTFENGPLVGLICFAAGASILRWPIVFLSRWLRAKFQRSRA
- the murB gene encoding UDP-N-acetylmuramate dehydrogenase codes for the protein MELPQVRGTLTRGKSLAELTWLRVGGPADVFFQPADREDLSEFLAALPDDVPVFAMGVGSNLIVRDGGLRGVVIRLGRGFNGIEIDGNRVVAGAAALDSMVARRAAEAGVDLSFLRTIPGSIGGAVRMNAGCYGEYTADYLKEVTVVLRSGDCVTLGKEALNMRYRQSDLPEGAVIVSATFEARTGDPQTLAAHMEAQLKKRDETQPTKDRTAGSTFRNPAGFSSTGRADDTHELKAWKVIDDAGMRGATRGGAVMNVMHSNFLTNAGGATAADLEGLGEEVRKKVYDSSGITLEWEIMRVGEPAPNE
- a CDS encoding D-alanine--D-alanine ligase — translated: MSSKAAPKVCVLMGGPSAEREVSLSSGRECAKALRAGGFDVVEIDAGPSLVEDLKSAKPDVVFNALHGRWGEDGAVQGILEWLRIPYTHSGVLASALAMDKDKSKEVYRAAGLPVVESILASREDVKTRHMMAPPYVVKPNNEGSSVGVYIVYEGSNQLPQLSDEMPETVMVETFAPGRELTTAVMGERALGVTDIITTGWYDYAAKYEVGGSRHEIPANIPDEIRDACLDYAVRAHNALGCRGMSRTDFRWDESRGLDGLILLETNTQPGMTPTSLAPEQAAFAGINFVDLCKWLVEDASCSR
- a CDS encoding cell division protein FtsQ/DivIB → MLAMKMRRDPTPSRWGYRYQRWMLSPFYRTLIKVGIPMTVAGLVTAAWLASPDNRATLVANYESLREAIEHRPEFMVTAVAIDGAEQRLSDEVREVLGLALPLSSFDFSLEELREKVEALNAVESATLRIKPGGVLQVHIVARTPVAVWRGDNGLHLIDAEGNFVTAIEARSDRADLPLIAGDGAEDHIAEAMALFAAATPVWDRVRGLVRMGERRWDLVLDRDQRIQLPEENPVRALERVIVMAQSQDLLERDVSVIDFRHSSRPTIRLNEQAAAEMRRINAAVSGTGN